From Dethiobacter alkaliphilus AHT 1, one genomic window encodes:
- a CDS encoding PAS domain-containing protein yields MTENGVLLHYLKFLSRNRKSQPQQQQVNTQTLPPEMFSVSEALIVIMDKEEKIVEFNAAAERLSGYTRQEMVGKTLAGLVPQEELGWVSEAIQEVARDNLPYSIENHWLAKDGSKHLIHWAITNIKTPDGKVQYVVGTGLNITEVTQQERRRNLLMNILHTLASSHTEKDTLKAILQQIQDYTGCDAAGIRLRKGQDFPYAEAVGFSDKFLTREASLWSIKTGKWPVMMTECLYLTVCAAV; encoded by the coding sequence ATGACTGAAAACGGAGTATTATTGCACTATCTTAAATTTCTCTCCCGCAACCGTAAGTCTCAACCACAGCAACAGCAAGTAAACACACAAACCTTGCCCCCTGAGATGTTTAGCGTCTCCGAGGCCCTAATTGTTATCATGGACAAAGAGGAAAAGATAGTGGAATTCAATGCTGCGGCAGAGCGCCTGTCCGGTTACACTCGCCAGGAGATGGTGGGAAAGACCCTTGCCGGTCTGGTGCCGCAGGAAGAGTTGGGTTGGGTCAGCGAAGCGATTCAGGAAGTTGCCAGGGACAATCTCCCCTATAGTATAGAGAATCACTGGCTTGCCAAAGACGGGTCCAAACATCTTATTCACTGGGCCATTACTAATATTAAGACCCCTGACGGAAAAGTTCAGTACGTGGTGGGTACAGGTTTGAATATTACAGAGGTAACTCAACAGGAGAGAAGACGTAACCTGTTGATGAATATCCTGCATACCCTGGCCAGTTCTCACACTGAAAAAGACACGCTAAAGGCAATTTTGCAGCAGATTCAGGACTATACAGGCTGTGATGCCGCCGGTATACGGCTGCGCAAAGGCCAGGACTTTCCCTATGCAGAGGCAGTGGGATTTTCCGATAAATTTCTGACCCGAGAGGCGAGCCTGTGGTCTATCAAAACGGGGAAATGGCCCGTAATGATGACGGAGTGCCTGTACTTGACTGTATGTGCGGCCGTGTGA
- a CDS encoding PAS domain S-box protein: MVYQNGEMARNDDGVPVLDCMCGRVIREDLEETLVSLSASGAFYTGDINQLCSELGKKNIDFNVRNYCGAEGYRSIALIPLRAQDEIVGLLQLNDRKPHKFSEDNIEFLNLAGKSIGTALTRFRAEQAHRRSEMLLDEIIQKAQDGFSLTTPEGRVIIYNNAMEEISGYTREEVDRHGWYYLIFPVEEDRKLAIQKARLAIAGKLEHYELQITCKDGTKKPVILSLTPLEIDGQTFNFTVMIDLFKKYKTEDMF; this comes from the coding sequence GTGGTCTATCAAAACGGGGAAATGGCCCGTAATGATGACGGAGTGCCTGTACTTGACTGTATGTGCGGCCGTGTGATCCGGGAGGATTTGGAGGAAACTCTGGTATCGCTTTCTGCCTCCGGTGCATTTTATACCGGAGACATCAACCAACTTTGTTCTGAGCTGGGTAAAAAAAATATTGACTTTAATGTTCGCAATTATTGCGGTGCAGAAGGATATCGTTCCATTGCCCTGATTCCCCTGCGTGCACAGGATGAAATAGTGGGGCTTTTGCAGTTAAATGACCGTAAACCCCATAAATTCAGTGAGGACAACATTGAATTTCTTAACCTGGCCGGCAAGAGTATCGGTACCGCTCTGACCCGTTTCCGGGCAGAGCAGGCCCACCGGCGCAGTGAGATGCTGTTGGATGAAATCATCCAAAAAGCCCAGGACGGTTTCTCCCTAACTACTCCGGAGGGACGGGTGATTATTTATAACAATGCCATGGAGGAGATTTCCGGATATACCAGGGAAGAGGTGGACAGACACGGCTGGTATTACCTGATTTTCCCCGTTGAAGAAGACCGGAAGCTGGCCATCCAAAAAGCCCGTCTGGCCATTGCCGGTAAGCTGGAGCACTACGAGCTGCAAATTACCTGTAAAGACGGCACGAAAAAGCCGGTAATCCTGTCGCTGACGCCGCTGGAAATTGACGGCCAAACCTTTAATTTTACGGTAATGATTGATTTATTCAAAAAATATAAAACAGAAGATATGTTCTAA
- a CDS encoding PAS domain-containing hybrid sensor histidine kinase/response regulator gives MSKQQGLRRNVGDTQSFVADWVNDSLQQNCTFISTVLDIMDALLVVLDINGRIVLFNQACERLTGYTFAEVKGRDVFSMFLLPGEREGVQQVADKLLSGAVKFPVTHQNFWLTKDGAKRLVSWSNSVLTDDEGNVQFIVCSGTDITEQEQDRKALEHSERLFFNLFERANDAIFLSEVLPDGSLSTYIEVNNLACEKLGYTREEFKKLSPTTFPIVERKQQTKEIEKCIHSGCTIWDVTMLAKDGREVPFELNAHIFQANDKTFCLAICRDITERKKAEAVLKESEERYRNLVELSPDAIFVHQGGRFIYANTASARLFRAKDPAWLIGKPIEELVPPDRKEIFLKNMATLKSGEKEQCIAQGKVVCYDGTVLDVDIACSMLTYHGEPAIQVIVRDISDRKKSEYEMLKASKLQSLGTLAGSIAHEYNNLLTVILGNLSIARMYADHDSKATEILQEVEAAAIQARELTQRLRTFARGGSPVKKALNLRNLLFKTGLDLLDDGHINYNLKIPGDLLPLEADEAQLCQAMNDIMLNAVQAMPQGGAVDIVAENITSEGAAHLDLEEGLYVKISITDEGPGIAEEELTTIFDPFYTTKPESDGLGLSTAYSIINKHGGHLTVESVQGEGATFIIYLPAMHSMELPHSEEEKEYSGTGKILVMEDEPAIRKTVEEMLSLLGYDAVTAADGTEALKLYQEAKEHGEPFERVILDLMVAEGMGGKETIEKLQELDPHVKSYVSSGYSNDPVISHYKEYGFCGCIPKPYTIEQLGAALRRA, from the coding sequence ATGTCAAAACAACAGGGGTTGCGACGGAATGTTGGGGATACCCAGTCATTTGTGGCAGATTGGGTAAATGATTCTTTGCAACAAAATTGTACATTTATCAGCACCGTATTAGATATTATGGATGCGCTGCTTGTTGTGCTGGACATAAACGGGCGCATTGTCCTTTTTAATCAGGCTTGTGAGAGGCTTACCGGTTATACCTTTGCCGAGGTTAAAGGCCGGGATGTTTTTAGTATGTTTCTCTTACCCGGGGAAAGAGAAGGAGTACAGCAGGTGGCGGACAAGCTGTTGTCGGGAGCAGTCAAGTTTCCTGTAACCCATCAGAATTTCTGGCTCACAAAGGATGGGGCAAAGCGCCTTGTTTCCTGGTCAAACTCTGTTCTCACCGACGATGAGGGCAACGTACAGTTTATAGTTTGCAGCGGTACGGATATCACCGAACAGGAGCAGGACCGTAAAGCACTGGAACACAGTGAAAGGTTATTTTTTAATCTTTTCGAACGGGCAAACGATGCTATTTTTCTCAGTGAAGTGCTGCCCGACGGTTCTCTTAGTACCTACATTGAAGTAAATAACCTGGCCTGTGAGAAACTGGGCTATACCAGAGAGGAGTTCAAAAAGCTTTCTCCAACCACATTCCCAATTGTGGAAAGAAAGCAGCAGACCAAAGAAATAGAAAAGTGCATCCATTCCGGTTGTACCATCTGGGATGTTACCATGTTGGCCAAAGACGGCAGAGAGGTTCCTTTTGAGCTAAATGCCCATATCTTCCAGGCCAATGACAAAACCTTCTGCCTGGCCATTTGCCGTGATATTACGGAGCGCAAGAAAGCAGAGGCGGTTCTTAAGGAAAGCGAGGAGCGCTACCGCAATCTGGTGGAGCTCTCTCCTGATGCCATTTTCGTCCACCAGGGCGGTCGCTTCATCTATGCCAATACCGCTTCAGCCAGACTTTTCCGAGCCAAAGACCCGGCCTGGCTGATAGGCAAGCCCATTGAAGAATTGGTGCCTCCGGATCGCAAAGAAATATTCTTGAAGAACATGGCTACATTGAAGAGCGGTGAAAAAGAGCAGTGCATCGCCCAGGGTAAGGTGGTTTGCTACGACGGGACGGTGTTGGATGTGGATATTGCCTGCAGTATGCTGACCTACCATGGTGAGCCTGCCATCCAGGTGATAGTGCGGGATATTTCCGACCGCAAAAAGAGTGAGTATGAAATGCTTAAAGCCAGTAAACTGCAGTCCCTTGGAACTTTGGCGGGAAGCATCGCCCATGAATATAACAATCTGTTAACGGTGATTCTTGGCAACCTGTCCATTGCCCGGATGTATGCTGACCATGACAGTAAAGCCACAGAAATCCTGCAGGAAGTGGAAGCTGCCGCCATCCAGGCCCGGGAACTGACACAGCGGTTGCGCACTTTTGCCCGGGGTGGAAGCCCGGTAAAAAAAGCATTGAATTTGCGCAACCTGCTGTTTAAAACCGGCCTTGATTTACTGGATGACGGTCATATTAATTATAACCTGAAAATTCCGGGAGATCTGTTGCCGCTGGAGGCCGATGAGGCTCAGCTGTGCCAGGCGATGAATGATATTATGCTCAATGCCGTCCAGGCCATGCCCCAGGGCGGGGCCGTGGATATTGTGGCGGAAAACATCACCTCCGAGGGCGCTGCCCATCTTGACCTGGAAGAGGGTTTGTATGTGAAAATTTCCATCACCGATGAAGGACCCGGCATAGCCGAGGAAGAGCTGACCACCATTTTTGACCCGTTCTACACCACAAAACCGGAAAGTGACGGCTTAGGGCTGTCCACCGCTTATTCCATTATCAATAAACACGGCGGCCATTTGACGGTGGAGTCGGTGCAGGGAGAAGGGGCCACCTTTATTATTTACCTGCCGGCCATGCATAGCATGGAACTTCCTCACTCAGAAGAGGAAAAGGAGTATAGCGGCACCGGCAAAATTCTCGTTATGGAAGACGAGCCGGCTATTCGTAAGACGGTGGAGGAAATGTTGTCCCTTTTGGGCTATGACGCAGTTACCGCAGCAGATGGAACAGAGGCCCTGAAACTGTACCAGGAGGCAAAAGAGCACGGAGAACCCTTTGAACGGGTAATTTTGGACCTGATGGTGGCAGAGGGGATGGGCGGCAAGGAAACCATAGAGAAACTACAGGAGCTGGATCCCCATGTCAAATCTTATGTATCCAGCGGATATTCCAACGATCCGGTCATTTCCCACTACAAAGAATATGGTTTCTGCGGCTGTATACCCAAACCGTATACCATTGAACAATTAGGTGCGGCTTTAAGAAGAGCATAA
- a CDS encoding Hsp20/alpha crystallin family protein produces the protein MISLIPREPFNITTLRQQMDDLFDHFFPFSTSMEAVAPNHGISVDVIDKGKAYRLKANIPGVSAKDLDVRVLEDSVVINGTYQEEKEEKQEQYVVKERRSGSFTRTVPFREPLQAEMAEAKFKDGVLELMLPKQDVEKRQGRQLKIQD, from the coding sequence ATGATTTCTCTGATTCCCCGTGAACCATTTAACATCACCACACTGCGGCAGCAGATGGACGACCTCTTTGACCACTTCTTCCCGTTTAGCACATCGATGGAAGCGGTGGCACCCAATCATGGCATATCGGTGGATGTGATTGACAAGGGCAAGGCGTATCGGCTTAAGGCAAACATCCCCGGAGTAAGTGCCAAAGATCTGGATGTGCGGGTATTGGAAGACAGTGTAGTCATCAATGGCACATACCAGGAGGAAAAGGAAGAAAAACAGGAACAGTATGTTGTTAAAGAACGGCGCAGCGGCTCTTTTACCCGCACTGTGCCTTTCAGGGAACCTCTTCAGGCAGAAATGGCCGAAGCAAAGTTTAAAGACGGGGTTCTGGAATTGATGCTTCCCAAGCAGGATGTGGAGAAGCGTCAGGGACGGCAGTTGAAGATACAGGATTAA
- a CDS encoding radical SAM protein, with amino-acid sequence MRYEGMVYRPPSEAGSLIIQATVGCPHNRCTFCSMYRQSRFRLRSVDEIKEDLAMARDYYGDSVRTIFLADGNTIVMKTDHLVEILRCIRQLFPAVERITSYGSARFITKKKPADWVALREAGLSRIHSGMESGDDEVLRLQNKGVDAQGIVRAGQMIKDAGIELSEYIIVGAGGKTLSEQHAQNSARVLNRINPDFIRLRTLMPAQGTPLYDMFKKGDFKLLSPHEALAETRLFIEHLEGISSTLYSDHISNYWNVSGKFPGDKEAMLKQIDHALSLDEKQFRDPLQVRL; translated from the coding sequence ATGCGCTATGAGGGAATGGTTTACCGTCCGCCCAGTGAGGCGGGCAGTCTGATTATTCAGGCCACGGTGGGATGCCCCCACAATCGTTGTACTTTTTGCTCCATGTACCGGCAAAGCCGCTTTCGGTTGCGCTCTGTAGACGAAATTAAAGAGGACCTTGCTATGGCCCGGGACTATTACGGTGATTCGGTACGCACTATCTTTTTGGCAGACGGCAACACCATTGTTATGAAAACGGATCATCTGGTGGAGATTCTTCGCTGCATCCGCCAATTGTTTCCTGCTGTGGAGCGCATCACATCCTATGGCTCGGCCCGCTTTATTACCAAAAAGAAACCGGCGGACTGGGTGGCGCTGCGGGAAGCGGGGCTGTCAAGGATCCATTCCGGCATGGAATCCGGTGACGATGAGGTGCTGCGGCTGCAGAATAAAGGGGTGGATGCCCAAGGCATTGTCCGGGCAGGACAGATGATAAAAGATGCGGGTATCGAGTTAAGTGAATATATTATTGTGGGTGCCGGGGGAAAAACGCTCTCTGAGCAGCATGCCCAAAACAGCGCCCGGGTGCTAAATCGCATTAACCCGGATTTTATCCGGCTGCGCACTCTAATGCCGGCGCAGGGAACACCTTTATATGACATGTTTAAAAAAGGGGACTTCAAACTGCTCTCCCCCCATGAAGCTCTGGCGGAAACACGCCTGTTCATTGAACATCTGGAGGGTATTTCCAGCACGTTGTACAGTGACCACATCTCCAACTACTGGAATGTGAGCGGTAAATTCCCCGGAGACAAAGAAGCCATGTTAAAACAAATTGACCATGCCCTCTCTCTGGATGAAAAGCAGTTTCGCGACCCGCTGCAGGTCCGCCTGTAG
- a CDS encoding DnaJ C-terminal domain-containing protein: MGIKFQDYYEVLGIPRVAGEKDIKAAYRKLARKYHPDLHSGDEKAAAEEKFKQINEAHEVLSDPEKRAKYDRLGQNWQSGDDFRPHPDMDDMHFYSSAGQDSGFSDFFETIFGGFRPGYDAFGGQRSGRQQQRRGSDVEAELSLTLEEAYHGGEKTIQLNAPQACPHCGGSGISGNNFCPGCAGTGQTQAPRTLTVKVPPGTRDGSKIRLRGQGDGPEGQRGDLYLKVRILPHQRYKVKGEDLEAELPISPWQAVLGDKLAAETLDGRITVTVPPGTRTGKKLRLRGKGLRKKTGGQGDLYLRVVIDIPQNLSEEETELYRRLAAVHKEQEVSA, translated from the coding sequence ATGGGTATAAAATTTCAGGATTATTATGAAGTCCTGGGCATCCCCCGGGTTGCCGGCGAAAAGGACATCAAAGCAGCGTATCGCAAGCTGGCCCGCAAATATCATCCCGACCTGCACTCCGGAGATGAAAAAGCGGCGGCGGAAGAAAAGTTTAAGCAAATCAACGAAGCACATGAAGTGCTAAGTGATCCGGAAAAAAGAGCCAAGTACGACCGGTTGGGTCAAAACTGGCAAAGCGGCGATGACTTCCGCCCCCACCCGGACATGGATGATATGCATTTCTATTCTTCGGCGGGCCAGGACAGCGGCTTCAGCGACTTTTTTGAAACAATCTTTGGCGGCTTTCGGCCCGGCTACGATGCTTTTGGCGGGCAAAGAAGCGGCCGGCAACAGCAGCGCCGCGGCTCCGATGTGGAGGCGGAGCTATCCCTGACCCTGGAAGAAGCATATCATGGCGGGGAAAAAACAATTCAGCTAAACGCTCCGCAAGCCTGCCCCCACTGCGGCGGCAGCGGCATTAGTGGTAACAATTTCTGCCCGGGCTGTGCCGGCACGGGACAGACTCAGGCGCCGCGCACACTGACGGTAAAGGTTCCTCCGGGGACCCGGGACGGCAGCAAAATAAGGCTCCGCGGCCAGGGCGACGGTCCCGAAGGTCAGCGGGGGGATTTGTACCTCAAAGTCCGCATCCTGCCCCATCAGCGCTATAAAGTAAAGGGTGAAGATCTGGAAGCAGAGCTGCCTATTTCACCATGGCAGGCAGTGCTGGGAGATAAATTGGCAGCGGAGACATTAGATGGCCGCATTACCGTCACCGTCCCACCGGGAACCAGGACGGGCAAAAAATTGCGCCTGCGGGGCAAGGGCCTGCGTAAAAAGACCGGCGGTCAGGGGGATTTGTACCTGCGGGTAGTCATTGATATCCCCCAGAACCTCAGTGAAGAGGAAACAGAGCTTTACCGCCGGCTGGCAGCAGTCCATAAAGAGCAGGAGGTGTCGGCATGA
- a CDS encoding chaperone modulator CbpM has translation MKRYWIQTCKEDVLSKQGWVSIHTLEYHPELLQRLALLGVVEIRHERIHTREINRLKKLLCLRRSLGVNTAGAVIILDLLEKVESLQEQVRQLQEE, from the coding sequence ATGAAGCGGTACTGGATTCAGACCTGCAAAGAGGATGTACTAAGTAAGCAAGGCTGGGTCAGTATTCACACTCTGGAATACCATCCGGAACTGCTGCAGCGGTTGGCCCTGCTGGGTGTGGTGGAAATCCGCCACGAGCGCATCCATACCCGGGAAATAAACAGGCTGAAAAAATTACTCTGCCTGCGGCGCAGCCTGGGCGTTAACACGGCGGGAGCCGTGATTATCCTTGATCTGCTGGAAAAAGTGGAATCCTTACAGGAACAGGTCCGCCAGCTTCAGGAAGAATAA
- a CDS encoding multiheme c-type cytochrome codes for MTMKKTLALLAIIVTFLILQGCGGQQSPQESDREQAANDSPVSEEEVLFNPGDFEDPSVCGGCHGEIHQAWSGSMHAAAWTNELYQPDYLLAAQETDGATDVFCGECHAPVAVRVGQLPPVDGSEFDDTSRQGVSCDFCHTVSEVKEPVNVQSISEPGRLKRGPRGDTVSPAHDTVFSELHTDPAFCGACHNVRHPTSGTMVIDTYDDWLDGPYAEEGITCQNCHMTPTPGVGKNPGKSATIGDAQERDHVATHFFVGGSSWTLNRRGYEEHAQMAEENLRSAAELSLDGQVTANGLELTVTAENVGAGHAIPTGVTYIRKMWLELTVENEQGEVVYVSGHTDDDNHVDPDAVFYRKLFIDGDGNQTSKSWLAEGIGYDRRIPAGGSDSETYIIDAVGSSYTATVRLLYRTTTQEALNNHLSEEDLEIESVEMAKETIVIN; via the coding sequence ATGACGATGAAAAAAACCTTGGCCTTACTTGCAATTATTGTGACCTTTCTTATTCTGCAGGGCTGTGGTGGACAACAGTCGCCACAAGAGTCTGACCGGGAGCAGGCGGCAAATGACTCTCCAGTATCAGAGGAAGAAGTGTTGTTTAACCCCGGTGATTTTGAGGATCCCTCCGTTTGTGGCGGATGCCATGGTGAAATTCATCAGGCCTGGAGCGGCTCCATGCATGCAGCAGCCTGGACCAATGAACTTTACCAACCGGATTATCTGTTGGCTGCGCAGGAAACAGACGGGGCCACAGATGTCTTCTGCGGGGAATGTCATGCGCCGGTGGCGGTGAGGGTGGGGCAGCTCCCCCCGGTGGACGGCAGTGAGTTTGATGATACTTCCCGCCAAGGTGTTTCCTGTGATTTTTGCCATACCGTATCAGAGGTAAAAGAGCCGGTAAACGTGCAGAGCATATCAGAGCCGGGTCGGCTAAAAAGGGGCCCGCGGGGCGATACTGTCTCACCGGCGCACGACACTGTATTCTCTGAGTTGCACACGGACCCCGCTTTTTGTGGGGCCTGCCATAATGTCCGCCACCCAACCAGCGGTACAATGGTGATTGATACCTATGATGACTGGCTGGACGGCCCCTATGCCGAAGAAGGAATTACCTGTCAGAATTGCCATATGACACCTACGCCGGGAGTGGGGAAAAATCCCGGCAAGTCTGCCACCATCGGTGATGCTCAGGAAAGAGATCATGTTGCTACCCACTTCTTCGTGGGCGGAAGCTCCTGGACACTAAACCGGCGCGGCTATGAGGAGCATGCGCAAATGGCAGAAGAAAACCTGCGGTCCGCTGCAGAATTAAGCCTGGACGGTCAGGTAACAGCAAATGGTCTGGAGCTGACGGTAACGGCGGAAAATGTGGGTGCCGGGCATGCTATTCCCACAGGAGTTACGTATATCCGGAAAATGTGGCTTGAGCTAACGGTGGAAAACGAACAGGGCGAAGTGGTCTATGTATCCGGGCACACAGATGACGATAATCATGTTGACCCTGATGCGGTCTTTTACCGTAAACTGTTTATTGACGGCGACGGCAATCAAACCAGTAAAAGCTGGCTGGCGGAAGGTATTGGTTATGACCGCCGCATTCCTGCCGGGGGTAGCGACAGTGAAACATATATAATTGACGCTGTGGGCTCTTCGTATACAGCCACAGTGCGGCTTTTGTACAGAACTACGACCCAGGAAGCGTTAAACAATCATTTAAGCGAAGAGGACCTGGAGATTGAAAGTGTGGAAATGGCAAAGGAAACAATAGTTATTAATTAA
- the dnaK gene encoding molecular chaperone DnaK has translation MAKAVGIDLGTTNSVVAVLEGGEPQVIPNAEGARTTPSVVGFKGDERLVGQIAKRQGALNPERTLYSVKRFIGRKYSEVSEEINLVPYKVVAGPDDAVRFDVEGKLYAPEEIAAKVLTKLTNDASSYLGDQVKDVVITVPAYFNDAQRQATKDAATIAGLNPLRIINEPTAAALAYGLDKNENETILVFDLGGGTFDVSILDVGDGVFEVRSTNGDTHLGGDNFDKEIVDWLANQFKKDYGIDLRQDKQALQRLTEAAEKAKVELSSVTETQVNLPFITADASGPKHLEMKLTRSKFNELTQHLVERCRGPIKAALTDAKITENDVDQVILVGGSTRIPAVQELVKEMAGGREPNRGVNPDEVVAVGAAIQAGVLTGELKDVVLLDVTPLSLGLETMGGVMTKIIERNTTIPTRQTQVFSTAEDNQPAVDIHILQGEREMAKDNRTLGQFKLDGIPPAPRGVPQVEVTFDIDANGILNVSAKDKGTGKEQKITISGSTNLEQSEIERMVDDAKKHAEEDRKRKEEADARNEADALAYAAERQLKEAGENVPAADKERVESLVADLRKALEEQADLSKIQTLSSELQQALSTLAAAGPAAEEAATGQSRDDNDDDVVDAEFEEK, from the coding sequence ATGGCTAAAGCTGTAGGTATTGATCTGGGTACTACAAACTCAGTTGTAGCAGTGTTGGAAGGGGGCGAGCCTCAGGTTATCCCCAATGCGGAAGGCGCACGCACCACGCCGTCGGTTGTGGGCTTTAAAGGTGACGAGCGCTTGGTGGGCCAGATTGCCAAGCGCCAGGGAGCCCTGAACCCGGAGCGCACATTATATTCAGTTAAGCGCTTCATTGGTCGTAAGTATTCTGAAGTTAGTGAGGAAATTAATCTGGTTCCCTATAAAGTGGTGGCGGGACCCGATGATGCGGTACGCTTTGATGTGGAAGGCAAGCTGTACGCTCCGGAGGAAATTGCGGCCAAAGTTCTTACCAAACTGACAAACGATGCGTCCAGTTATCTGGGCGATCAGGTTAAAGATGTGGTAATTACGGTGCCGGCCTATTTTAACGATGCGCAGCGGCAGGCCACAAAGGATGCGGCAACCATCGCCGGACTTAATCCGCTACGGATTATTAACGAGCCCACCGCCGCCGCACTGGCCTATGGTTTGGATAAAAACGAAAACGAAACCATTCTTGTCTTTGATTTAGGCGGCGGCACCTTTGACGTGTCCATCCTGGATGTGGGCGACGGAGTGTTTGAGGTTCGCTCCACCAACGGTGATACCCACCTGGGTGGCGACAACTTTGATAAGGAAATTGTGGACTGGTTGGCCAATCAATTCAAAAAGGATTACGGCATTGACCTGCGCCAGGATAAACAGGCCCTGCAACGCCTTACCGAAGCAGCGGAAAAGGCCAAGGTTGAGCTGTCCTCGGTTACCGAAACCCAGGTAAACCTCCCCTTTATCACCGCCGATGCGTCGGGGCCCAAGCATTTGGAGATGAAACTGACCCGCTCCAAGTTTAACGAACTGACACAGCATTTGGTGGAGCGCTGCCGCGGCCCCATCAAAGCAGCACTGACCGATGCCAAAATTACCGAAAATGATGTGGATCAGGTGATTTTGGTGGGAGGTTCCACCCGGATTCCGGCGGTACAGGAACTTGTGAAGGAGATGGCCGGAGGACGCGAGCCAAACAGGGGTGTGAACCCGGATGAAGTGGTGGCGGTGGGAGCTGCCATTCAGGCCGGCGTGCTTACCGGTGAGTTAAAAGACGTGGTTCTTTTGGATGTAACTCCCCTTTCATTGGGTCTGGAGACCATGGGCGGTGTGATGACAAAAATCATTGAACGAAACACCACCATACCCACCCGGCAGACTCAGGTGTTTTCCACCGCGGAAGACAACCAGCCGGCGGTAGACATCCACATCCTGCAGGGTGAGCGTGAAATGGCCAAAGACAACCGCACCCTGGGCCAGTTTAAACTGGACGGCATTCCCCCTGCTCCGCGGGGCGTACCCCAGGTCGAAGTGACTTTTGACATTGATGCCAACGGCATTTTAAATGTTTCCGCTAAGGATAAGGGCACAGGTAAAGAACAGAAGATTACCATCAGCGGCTCCACCAATCTGGAACAGTCTGAAATAGAGCGCATGGTGGATGACGCCAAGAAGCATGCGGAGGAAGATCGCAAGCGCAAGGAAGAGGCGGATGCCAGAAATGAGGCAGACGCTTTGGCCTACGCCGCAGAACGGCAGCTTAAGGAAGCGGGAGAAAACGTACCGGCTGCCGACAAAGAGCGGGTGGAAAGCCTGGTGGCCGATTTGCGCAAAGCTCTGGAAGAACAGGCTGATCTCAGTAAAATTCAAACATTAAGTTCCGAATTGCAACAGGCACTCAGCACCCTGGCAGCGGCGGGGCCGGCGGCAGAAGAAGCGGCAACCGGCCAAAGCCGGGACGATAACGATGATGATGTGGTGGATGCCGAGTTTGAAGAAAAATAA